In a single window of the Streptomyces sp. NBC_00094 genome:
- a CDS encoding RNA polymerase sigma factor — protein sequence MRKFALSLCASPQDAEDAAQEALIILYRKIGTLRATGALASWMFRIVRNECLRQVRLLVSRSDEATAEPGASAEPSAEEAVLHRLEVERIAAAVGALPRDQRQVLIMRDVQGLPGRTVAHALGLSTAAMKSRLHRARAALRDALETTGRTSEAA from the coding sequence GTGCGCAAGTTCGCCCTGTCGCTGTGCGCCTCACCGCAGGACGCGGAGGACGCGGCACAGGAGGCGCTGATCATCCTCTACCGGAAGATCGGCACCTTGCGGGCCACCGGCGCGCTTGCCTCATGGATGTTCCGGATCGTGCGCAACGAATGCCTCCGGCAGGTACGGCTGCTCGTCTCGCGGAGCGACGAGGCGACGGCCGAGCCCGGGGCGTCCGCGGAACCGTCCGCCGAGGAGGCGGTGCTGCACCGGCTGGAGGTGGAGCGGATCGCTGCCGCGGTCGGCGCCCTTCCCCGTGACCAGCGGCAGGTCCTGATCATGCGGGACGTTCAGGGCCTGCCCGGCAGGACCGTCGCGCATGCGCTCGGTCTCAGCACCGCCGCGATGAAGTCGCGGCTGCACAGGGCGCGGGCGGCATTGCGGGACGCGCTGGAGACGACTGGCCGAACGTCCGAAGCAGCCTGA
- a CDS encoding BTAD domain-containing putative transcriptional regulator yields the protein MLAALVLRAPALVTYGQLLDDVWGTEPPGTGHRVLPSYVYALRKTLDAADAGPARSVLQGGPGGYRILSGDVRTDLADLAEQAALAQRAKAAGDLDAALDHGDRALELFHGEPLTGLPGPLADSERHRLAAQHRVVRQDRAECLVLLGRYGDALDDLVVTSLAHPHDEPLAALRMRALYGIGRQAEALTVYRETRHRLLDELGVEPGEDLRRVHQAVLRRDGRLLLGRAAGPREDTASAGGGTRRRDSLPVQRRGDGSGGSGLRRNELPGDTACLVGREAELALLTAPVPPGAVSVLTIDGTAGVGKTALVVRAAWALGDAYPDGCLFVDLHAYGAAHESVGPQRALRRMLRAVRGPGGDEPLGAVSDVDDPDDPDDVGDLVTAWRAATSGLRLLLVVDNARSAEQVRPLLPAGPGSRVLVAGRQRLSGLDADLRLTVEPLGPGDAVGLFRELLGESRADREPEAARELARRCGGLPLALRIASARLQNRPSWTLAFLADRMSDDVRSLGELRAEDRSVEAAFRMSYDQLAPELRRGFRALGMAPTARFDGLALAAMLGRSREEAEDVLEDLVDASLLAEPHPGRYRLHDLVRAHARRLAAETPEQAGADRAAVLRLYAAAGRIAGDWGPEAFPTGEDVTGSPFAGWAEASAWLDAAGGDLVDVVAYAAAAGEFDHACWIAEALVDHLVRQGHFHECRTALDHALACADTATDRRMPSSLRVCMGIVDVYQGRFRQARTWFTEALRYARCQGDPRDQARAIAGLGAATWPLGGTKEALTHLTEALELADGLGDDWLTGMANCNLGAIHSGQGRHEQALDHYATALALAEKNGRPRTISSTLCFAADAQLALGRHVEATSLLRRAAELAREAEDLPLRAAGLSRLASVEHERGDLRSAVDTHHEALSTLTRHTSTWLEMGVRIRLGSTYAAAGRHTEARQEFRTALSLPGAGDHPREYAMARDGLTGISPPHTLG from the coding sequence GTGCTCGCCGCGCTGGTCCTGCGCGCACCGGCCCTCGTGACGTACGGACAGCTCCTCGACGACGTGTGGGGAACCGAACCCCCCGGAACCGGCCACCGGGTACTGCCGAGTTACGTGTACGCGCTGCGGAAGACGCTGGACGCGGCGGACGCCGGGCCGGCGCGTTCGGTGCTCCAGGGCGGGCCCGGCGGCTACCGCATCCTGTCCGGTGACGTCAGGACCGATCTCGCCGACCTCGCCGAGCAGGCCGCCCTCGCCCAGCGGGCGAAGGCCGCCGGTGACCTCGACGCCGCACTCGACCATGGGGACCGCGCCCTGGAGTTGTTCCACGGCGAGCCCCTGACGGGACTGCCGGGGCCGCTCGCCGACTCCGAGCGGCACCGCCTCGCCGCGCAGCACCGCGTGGTGCGCCAGGACCGGGCCGAGTGCCTGGTGCTGCTCGGGCGGTACGGGGACGCGCTGGACGACCTCGTGGTGACCTCGCTCGCCCACCCGCACGACGAGCCGCTGGCGGCCCTGCGGATGCGCGCCCTGTACGGCATCGGGAGGCAGGCCGAAGCATTGACCGTCTACCGGGAGACACGGCACCGGCTCCTCGACGAGCTGGGGGTGGAGCCCGGCGAGGACCTGCGCCGCGTCCACCAGGCCGTCCTCCGCCGGGACGGCAGGCTGCTGCTCGGCCGTGCGGCGGGGCCGCGCGAGGACACCGCCTCCGCGGGCGGGGGAACGCGGCGCCGGGACTCGCTCCCCGTCCAGCGCCGTGGCGACGGGTCGGGCGGAAGCGGACTGCGCCGGAACGAACTCCCCGGCGACACCGCCTGCCTGGTCGGTCGTGAGGCGGAACTCGCCCTGCTCACCGCCCCCGTACCGCCGGGCGCGGTGTCCGTGCTGACGATCGACGGAACGGCGGGCGTCGGCAAGACGGCCCTGGTGGTGCGTGCCGCCTGGGCGTTGGGCGATGCCTACCCGGACGGTTGCCTGTTCGTGGACCTCCACGCGTACGGCGCCGCCCACGAGAGCGTCGGCCCGCAGCGGGCGCTCCGCCGGATGCTGCGCGCGGTCCGCGGTCCGGGCGGCGACGAGCCCCTCGGTGCCGTATCCGACGTGGACGACCCGGACGACCCGGACGACGTCGGGGACCTCGTCACGGCCTGGCGGGCGGCCACGAGCGGGCTGCGGCTGCTCCTGGTCGTGGACAACGCCCGGAGCGCCGAGCAGGTGCGTCCGCTGCTGCCCGCCGGACCGGGAAGCCGGGTCCTGGTGGCGGGCCGGCAGCGGCTTTCGGGCCTCGACGCCGATCTCCGGCTGACCGTGGAGCCGCTGGGTCCCGGCGACGCGGTCGGCTTGTTCCGCGAGCTCCTCGGGGAGTCGCGGGCGGACCGTGAGCCCGAGGCCGCCCGGGAGCTCGCCCGGCGCTGCGGCGGCCTCCCGCTCGCCCTGCGCATCGCGAGCGCGCGACTGCAGAACCGCCCTTCCTGGACCCTGGCGTTCCTGGCCGACCGGATGTCCGACGACGTGCGCAGCCTCGGCGAGCTGCGGGCCGAGGACCGCAGCGTGGAGGCCGCGTTCAGGATGTCGTACGACCAACTCGCCCCGGAACTGCGGCGCGGGTTCCGCGCGTTGGGTATGGCTCCGACCGCCCGTTTCGACGGGCTGGCCCTCGCCGCCATGCTGGGCCGGTCACGGGAGGAGGCCGAGGACGTCCTGGAGGACCTGGTCGACGCGAGCCTGTTGGCGGAGCCGCACCCCGGTCGCTACCGGCTGCACGATCTCGTACGGGCACACGCGCGGCGTCTGGCGGCGGAGACGCCCGAGCAGGCCGGCGCGGACCGTGCCGCGGTGCTGCGCCTCTACGCGGCGGCCGGCCGTATCGCCGGCGACTGGGGGCCCGAGGCCTTCCCGACCGGCGAGGACGTGACCGGCTCGCCCTTCGCGGGCTGGGCGGAGGCCTCTGCGTGGCTGGACGCGGCGGGCGGTGACCTGGTGGACGTGGTGGCCTACGCGGCCGCCGCGGGCGAGTTCGACCACGCCTGCTGGATCGCCGAGGCCCTGGTGGACCACCTGGTCCGCCAGGGCCACTTCCACGAGTGCCGTACCGCGCTGGACCATGCGCTGGCCTGCGCGGACACGGCCACCGACCGGCGGATGCCCTCCTCGCTCCGTGTCTGCATGGGCATCGTCGACGTCTACCAGGGGCGGTTCCGCCAGGCGCGGACCTGGTTCACGGAAGCGCTGCGGTACGCCCGCTGCCAGGGCGATCCGCGGGACCAGGCCCGGGCGATCGCGGGACTGGGCGCGGCGACGTGGCCACTGGGCGGTACCAAGGAGGCGCTGACCCACCTGACGGAGGCCCTGGAGCTGGCGGACGGTCTCGGCGACGACTGGCTGACCGGGATGGCGAACTGCAACCTCGGCGCGATCCACTCGGGGCAGGGACGGCACGAGCAGGCGCTGGACCATTACGCGACGGCCCTCGCCCTCGCCGAGAAGAACGGCCGTCCCCGGACGATCAGCAGCACCCTGTGTTTCGCCGCCGACGCCCAACTGGCCCTCGGGCGCCACGTGGAGGCCACGAGCCTGCTGCGGCGGGCGGCGGAACTGGCCCGCGAGGCCGAGGACCTCCCGCTGCGGGCGGCCGGTCTGTCGCGGCTCGCGTCGGTGGAGCACGAACGAGGAGATCTGCGTTCGGCCGTCGACACGCACCACGAGGCGCTGTCCACGCTGACCCGGCACACGAGCACGTGGCTGGAGATGGGCGTCCGTATCCGCCTCGGAAGCACGTACGCGGCGGCGGGCCGGCACACCGAGGCGCGGCAGGAGTTCCGTACCGCGCTCTCCCTCCCGGGAGCCGGCGACCACCCCCGGGAGTACGCCATGGCCCGGGACGGCCTGACCGGCATCTCCCCACCCCACACCCTCGGCTGA
- a CDS encoding PQQ-binding-like beta-propeller repeat protein, with amino-acid sequence MQHPPQPWYRPHTPQQPVPVNPYAPEGYTPQGPPPRHGRRFGKGPVIATVVVLLLLVAGGGVYAVTDGRWGRAAAPVASGTPHPSGTPDPSGTPAPSRTPAVRTPEPKRIPTTDELNAGRGAGDATAWIVDDRTDLPRRTIKLYDPWIVGDTVVQAAYRKVTARRLSDGEEVWSVQLPASVCEAPANPAPDGRIVVVYKSSLAANGNRCNQLQMIDLRTGKAGWRKKLTETGSMDDTIMVNSAVSGGTLAIVQSMRAAAYRIADGAKLYDIPMENPGKCYPDNLAGGPRLVVSSLCAIGVDRMKTYSQLREIDPRTGKVLWRYRTQPGWKAGKMLSVAPVVFTTFHAEEYTDNWRVMALGPGGKLRATIDARPKGFTYCAGAGDSGGNMQRCPGTAVGGDTVFLGGIDRVGGYSLATGKFLWGVKSSDSTLHPLRSDGGSFALVYEAASVKRPGGIIRFGPGGVDTKKEVLRHPATARSTEFAMHAGHLAYVKGRIVITPSGVYGNDDQHEARMLSFAPEAP; translated from the coding sequence ATGCAGCACCCGCCACAGCCCTGGTACCGGCCGCACACGCCGCAGCAGCCGGTCCCGGTCAATCCCTACGCCCCGGAGGGCTACACCCCGCAGGGCCCGCCGCCCCGCCACGGACGGCGCTTCGGCAAGGGCCCGGTGATCGCCACGGTCGTCGTGCTGCTGCTCCTCGTGGCGGGCGGCGGGGTGTACGCCGTCACCGACGGCCGCTGGGGCCGGGCGGCCGCTCCCGTTGCCTCCGGGACGCCCCACCCCTCGGGGACGCCCGACCCTTCCGGGACGCCGGCCCCGTCCCGTACCCCTGCCGTCCGCACGCCGGAGCCGAAGCGGATCCCGACGACGGATGAGCTCAACGCCGGGCGCGGGGCGGGAGACGCCACCGCGTGGATCGTCGACGACCGGACCGATCTGCCCCGGCGCACCATCAAGCTCTACGACCCGTGGATCGTCGGCGACACGGTCGTCCAGGCCGCGTACAGGAAGGTCACCGCCCGCCGCCTGTCGGACGGCGAGGAGGTGTGGAGCGTGCAGCTGCCCGCCTCCGTCTGCGAGGCGCCGGCCAACCCGGCCCCCGACGGCAGGATCGTCGTGGTCTACAAGAGCAGCCTGGCCGCGAACGGGAACCGCTGCAACCAGCTCCAGATGATCGACCTCCGTACCGGGAAAGCGGGTTGGCGCAAGAAGCTCACCGAGACCGGTTCCATGGACGACACGATCATGGTGAACAGCGCCGTCAGCGGCGGCACCCTCGCGATCGTCCAGAGCATGAGGGCCGCCGCGTACCGGATCGCCGACGGCGCCAAGCTGTACGACATCCCCATGGAGAACCCGGGGAAGTGCTACCCCGACAACCTCGCGGGCGGCCCCCGGCTCGTGGTGAGCTCCCTCTGCGCGATCGGCGTCGACCGGATGAAGACCTACAGCCAGCTCCGCGAGATCGACCCGCGCACCGGCAAGGTGCTCTGGCGCTACCGCACCCAGCCGGGCTGGAAGGCCGGGAAGATGCTGTCCGTCGCCCCGGTCGTCTTCACCACGTTCCACGCCGAGGAGTACACCGACAACTGGCGCGTCATGGCCCTGGGGCCCGGCGGGAAGCTCCGTGCCACCATCGACGCCCGGCCGAAGGGGTTCACGTACTGCGCCGGCGCGGGGGACTCGGGCGGGAACATGCAGCGGTGCCCGGGCACGGCCGTCGGCGGTGACACCGTCTTCCTCGGCGGCATCGACCGGGTCGGCGGCTACAGCCTCGCCACCGGGAAGTTCCTCTGGGGCGTGAAGTCCTCGGACAGCACCCTGCATCCGCTGCGATCGGACGGCGGCTCGTTCGCGCTCGTCTACGAGGCGGCCTCGGTGAAACGGCCGGGCGGGATCATCCGGTTCGGTCCGGGCGGCGTGGACACGAAGAAGGAGGTGCTCCGGCATCCCGCGACGGCGCGGTCCACGGAGTTCGCCATGCACGCCGGACACCTGGCCTACGTGAAGGGCCGGATCGTCATCACGCCGTCGGGCGTGTACGGCAACGACGACCAGCACGAGGCCCGCATGCTGTCCTTCGCACCCGAGGCGCCGTGA
- a CDS encoding DUF6296 family protein, producing the protein MDTRRYELVFSDGAGSARDVVTVERTASKGPGGHPVYADPTGIIRAEISDRGEIRVLATGGHQEPSHPVLARPLADADPADPADPADPSDSERGPRP; encoded by the coding sequence GTGGACACACGCAGATACGAGCTCGTGTTCTCCGACGGCGCCGGCTCGGCGCGGGACGTCGTGACGGTGGAGCGCACCGCCTCCAAGGGCCCCGGGGGTCACCCGGTCTACGCCGATCCGACCGGCATCATCCGGGCGGAGATCAGCGACCGGGGCGAGATCCGCGTCCTCGCCACGGGCGGCCACCAGGAACCGTCCCACCCCGTCCTGGCCCGGCCTCTCGCCGATGCCGACCCGGCCGACCCGGCCGACCCGGCGGATCCGTCGGATTCCGAGCGTGGGCCGCGCCCCTAG
- a CDS encoding HPP family protein → MSTDAALRPEADPTAATGTTAAPAPPGPRRPRMTGRAPARPAPAAAFHNVTAATAALMGLVAIGAVLHEPVLIPPLAASAALVHCAPGLPLSQPRSVVVGHLLGAAAGYAVAAAAGGSAWAAAVAAGAALALTTLARTPHSPACATAVVIVLQGPAPGRFVPLLFGATILLVLTAFTASRIRRGAPRYPAYWW, encoded by the coding sequence ATGAGCACCGACGCCGCCCTGCGTCCCGAAGCCGACCCGACCGCCGCCACCGGCACCACGGCGGCGCCCGCCCCTCCGGGCCCCCGCCGGCCGAGGATGACCGGCCGGGCTCCGGCGCGGCCCGCGCCCGCGGCCGCATTCCACAACGTCACCGCCGCGACGGCGGCCCTGATGGGACTCGTCGCGATCGGCGCGGTCCTCCACGAGCCGGTCCTGATACCGCCCCTGGCCGCCAGCGCCGCGCTGGTGCACTGCGCCCCCGGGCTTCCCCTGTCCCAGCCGCGCAGTGTCGTCGTCGGCCACCTGCTCGGGGCGGCCGCCGGATACGCGGTGGCGGCCGCGGCGGGCGGCAGCGCCTGGGCCGCGGCCGTCGCCGCCGGTGCCGCGCTGGCGCTGACGACCCTGGCCCGGACCCCGCACTCCCCGGCCTGCGCGACCGCCGTCGTCATCGTGCTCCAGGGCCCCGCACCCGGCCGGTTCGTGCCCCTGCTGTTCGGGGCCACGATCCTGCTCGTCCTGACCGCGTTCACCGCGTCCCGCATCCGCCGCGGCGCACCGAGGTACCCCGCCTACTGGTGGTGA
- a CDS encoding VWA domain-containing protein: MTEATPSSDATPASDLTPASDVTPSADPTPSTDLTPSADPAPPSADPDDNRRQVLYWRLLARLFDSEEQAALESASLAVVEDIGLPSALLDPGASVDSVVQRHPELADEFEGLMTPEPEPDGVRDRAAEVRRAALTSKVLLNVFSTGSGTVSAGQLARWQTDAGWLERALGCPPGGLRGGRAAGAGLTGGGLGAGLGAELGAVEADLVRRMHLREVLADPVLAAKLTPSMSLIEQLLRDKGHLSGVALANAKALIRRYVDEVAEVLRTQVEKATVGELDRSVPPKRIFRNLDIDRTIWKNLTNWSPEEERLYVDRLYYRHTVRRTTPQRLIVVVDQSGSMVDSMVNCTILASIFAGLPKVDVHLIAYDTRAIDLTPWVRDPFDVLLRTNLGGGNDGPVAMAMARPKIAEPKSTAMVWISDFYEFDRSQPLFEGIEAVHRSGVRFIPVGSVTSSGRQEVNPWFRERFKALGTPVISGHIDKLVHELKTFLT, translated from the coding sequence ATGACCGAGGCCACTCCCTCTTCCGACGCCACGCCCGCATCCGACCTCACGCCCGCATCCGACGTCACTCCCTCAGCCGACCCCACTCCGTCAACCGATCTCACTCCCTCAGCCGACCCGGCACCCCCCTCCGCCGATCCCGACGACAACCGTCGGCAGGTCCTGTACTGGCGTCTCCTCGCCCGCCTCTTCGACTCCGAAGAGCAGGCCGCGCTGGAGTCCGCGAGCCTCGCCGTCGTCGAGGACATCGGTCTGCCGTCGGCGCTGCTCGACCCGGGCGCGTCCGTCGACTCCGTCGTCCAACGCCATCCCGAGCTGGCCGACGAGTTCGAGGGTCTGATGACCCCGGAACCCGAGCCGGACGGCGTCCGCGACCGGGCCGCCGAGGTGCGGCGCGCCGCGCTCACGTCGAAGGTGCTCCTCAACGTCTTCTCCACCGGTTCCGGCACGGTCTCCGCAGGTCAGCTGGCACGGTGGCAGACGGACGCCGGCTGGCTGGAGCGCGCGCTCGGCTGCCCGCCCGGCGGGCTGCGCGGCGGGCGGGCAGCCGGCGCGGGCCTCACCGGCGGCGGCCTCGGAGCCGGCCTCGGAGCCGAACTCGGCGCCGTCGAGGCCGACCTCGTCCGGCGCATGCACCTGCGCGAGGTGCTGGCCGACCCCGTGCTCGCCGCCAAGCTCACCCCGAGCATGTCCCTGATCGAGCAGCTCCTGCGCGACAAGGGCCATCTCTCCGGCGTCGCCCTGGCCAACGCCAAGGCCCTCATCCGGCGTTACGTCGACGAGGTCGCCGAGGTGCTCCGTACCCAGGTGGAGAAGGCCACCGTCGGCGAGCTGGACCGCTCGGTCCCGCCCAAGCGGATCTTCCGCAACCTCGACATCGACCGCACCATCTGGAAGAACCTCACCAACTGGAGCCCGGAGGAGGAGCGTCTCTACGTCGACCGCCTCTACTACCGGCACACCGTCCGCAGGACCACGCCCCAGCGCCTGATCGTCGTCGTCGACCAGTCCGGCTCCATGGTCGACTCGATGGTCAACTGCACCATCCTGGCCTCGATCTTCGCCGGGCTGCCGAAGGTGGACGTCCACCTCATCGCGTACGACACCCGGGCGATCGACCTCACGCCCTGGGTGCGGGACCCGTTCGACGTACTGCTGCGCACCAACCTCGGCGGCGGGAACGACGGCCCGGTCGCGATGGCCATGGCCAGACCGAAGATCGCCGAGCCCAAGAGCACGGCCATGGTGTGGATCTCCGACTTCTACGAGTTCGACCGCTCGCAGCCGCTCTTCGAGGGCATCGAGGCGGTCCACCGGTCCGGCGTGCGGTTCATCCCCGTCGGCTCGGTGACCAGCTCGGGTCGCCAGGAGGTCAATCCCTGGTTCCGCGAGCGGTTCAAGGCGCTCGGAACGCCGGTGATCTCCGGCCACATCGACAAGCTCGTGCACGAACTCAAGACCTTCCTCACCTGA
- a CDS encoding AAA family ATPase, protein MSDLLRAPAEIKYAEELDWLESIDDGPKPFSWRLSPKMVRLFVLGSERADGLDREVAQKWFGDRSLVERSIVTLASDRGLLLIGDPGTGKSWLAELLAAAISRNSTLVVQGTAGTTEDHIKYSWNVSMVIAKGQSRESMIPSPIMTAMETGAIGRFEELTRSTSDVQDALISILSEKYVSVPELESDGGGDNIVFAKPGFSIIATANSRDRGVNDLSSALKRRFNFVRIPVVTNKKSEAEIVRFRTEELLRRHQIELDVPPTLLDVLLQSFADLRASSAAAGSDDEKLESALSTAEQIGVLEDAVLHSNFFGERALTARTLAASLVGSLARREPEDLAILNKYLHGVVEPRGKEEGGSWPEFLEGGRDAIAKLA, encoded by the coding sequence ATGTCCGACCTGCTCCGCGCTCCCGCCGAGATCAAGTACGCCGAGGAACTCGACTGGCTGGAGTCGATCGACGACGGCCCCAAGCCGTTCTCCTGGCGACTCTCCCCGAAGATGGTCCGCCTGTTCGTCCTCGGCTCCGAGCGCGCCGACGGCCTGGACCGGGAGGTGGCGCAGAAGTGGTTCGGCGACCGCAGCCTGGTCGAGCGTTCCATCGTCACCCTCGCCTCCGACCGCGGCCTGCTGCTCATCGGCGACCCCGGCACCGGCAAGAGCTGGCTCGCCGAGCTCCTGGCGGCCGCGATCAGCCGGAACTCCACCCTCGTGGTGCAGGGCACCGCGGGCACGACCGAGGACCACATCAAGTACTCCTGGAACGTGTCCATGGTCATCGCCAAGGGCCAGTCGCGGGAGTCGATGATCCCTTCGCCGATCATGACCGCGATGGAGACCGGTGCCATCGGCCGCTTCGAGGAGCTGACCCGCTCCACCAGCGACGTCCAGGACGCCCTGATCTCGATCCTCTCCGAGAAGTACGTCTCCGTCCCCGAGCTGGAGAGCGACGGCGGCGGCGACAACATCGTCTTCGCCAAGCCCGGTTTCTCGATCATCGCCACCGCCAACAGCCGCGACCGGGGCGTCAACGACCTCTCCTCCGCGCTCAAGCGCCGCTTCAACTTCGTCCGTATCCCGGTCGTGACGAACAAGAAGAGCGAGGCCGAGATCGTCCGGTTCCGCACCGAGGAACTGCTGCGCCGCCACCAGATCGAACTGGACGTGCCGCCCACCCTCCTCGACGTGCTCCTCCAGAGCTTCGCCGACCTCCGCGCGTCCTCCGCCGCGGCCGGCAGCGACGACGAGAAGCTGGAGTCCGCGCTGTCCACCGCCGAGCAGATCGGTGTCCTGGAGGACGCCGTCCTGCACAGCAACTTCTTCGGCGAGCGCGCCCTCACCGCCCGTACCCTCGCCGCCTCGCTGGTCGGCTCCCTCGCCCGCCGCGAGCCCGAGGACCTGGCCATCCTCAACAAGTACCTGCACGGCGTCGTCGAGCCGCGCGGCAAGGAGGAGGGCGGCTCCTGGCCCGAGTTCCTGGAGGGCGGCCGCGACGCGATCGCCAAGCTGGCATGA